The following proteins are co-located in the Candidatus Nitrotoga sp. AM1P genome:
- a CDS encoding UvrD-helicase domain-containing protein, with amino-acid sequence MDFLSGLNPEQRAAVTLPEQSALILAGAGSGKTRVLTTRIAWLISTGQVSPHGILAVTFTNKAAKEMLLRLSAMLPINIRGLWMGTFHGLCNRMLRAHHREAMLPQTFQILDSADQLASIKRLMKVLNVDDEKYPPREIQNFISGNKEQGLRAHAVEAFDPYTRRRVEIFAAYDEQCQREGVVDFSELLLRCYELLARNQPLREHYQARFRHILVDEFQDTNRLQYQWLKLLTGQHNALFAVGDDDQSIYAFRGANVGNMQELTRDFHVQNVIKLEQNYRSHGNILDAANALIKNNRSRLGKNLWTSENKGEPLRVYEAPTDAEEARFIVDEVRQLNREGIHLAEMAVLYRSNAQSRVIEHALVSAGIAYRVYGGLRFFERQEIKHALAYLRLVQNADDDNALLRIINFPTRGIGTRTIEQLQEAARTQNISLWQVAKQTGGKVATFVNLIEIMYGATRELPLPEIIDHILLHSGLLAHYQNETGVKQREAQERLENLNELINAATLFVHENEDDSLTSFLTHAALESGESQAEANADALHLMTVHSSKGLEFHTVFMGGLEEGLFPHHNSRMADAGVDEERRLMYVAITRARRRLYLTFAQSRMLHGQVNYNLMSSFLRELPEELLHWITPRITARNNFSSSGYSSSLTPTSPINMKGLGGEKSLGAQNSPWHISQAVHHAKFGEGVIVNIEGGDSDLRVQVNFRTTGTKWLALEYAKLTPL; translated from the coding sequence ATGGATTTTCTTTCCGGCCTTAATCCAGAACAACGCGCTGCTGTTACCCTGCCGGAACAATCGGCGCTGATCCTGGCCGGCGCGGGCAGCGGCAAAACACGCGTACTAACCACACGTATCGCCTGGTTGATCAGCACCGGACAAGTCAGCCCGCATGGCATTCTGGCTGTTACCTTCACTAACAAGGCGGCAAAGGAGATGCTCTTGCGCTTGTCCGCCATGCTGCCGATCAACATACGCGGGCTATGGATGGGCACTTTTCATGGACTGTGTAACCGCATGTTGCGCGCCCATCACCGCGAAGCCATGTTGCCGCAAACTTTCCAGATTCTGGATAGTGCCGACCAGCTTGCTTCCATCAAACGGTTAATGAAAGTGCTGAATGTAGATGACGAAAAATATCCACCACGCGAAATTCAGAACTTTATCAGCGGCAACAAGGAACAAGGCCTGCGCGCGCATGCGGTAGAGGCCTTTGATCCCTACACCCGCCGCAGAGTGGAAATTTTTGCTGCTTATGATGAGCAGTGCCAGCGCGAAGGCGTAGTAGATTTTTCCGAGTTGCTATTGCGTTGCTACGAATTGCTGGCGCGCAATCAACCATTACGGGAGCATTACCAGGCTCGCTTCCGCCACATTTTGGTGGATGAATTTCAGGACACCAACCGCTTGCAATATCAATGGCTCAAATTATTGACTGGGCAACACAATGCCTTGTTTGCGGTGGGTGACGACGACCAATCTATATATGCGTTTCGTGGCGCGAATGTCGGCAATATGCAGGAACTGACGCGTGATTTTCATGTGCAGAATGTAATCAAACTGGAGCAAAACTATCGCTCGCACGGCAACATCCTTGATGCCGCCAATGCACTAATCAAGAATAATCGCAGTCGTCTTGGCAAGAATTTATGGACTTCGGAAAACAAAGGTGAGCCATTACGCGTGTACGAGGCACCCACCGATGCGGAAGAAGCCAGATTCATCGTTGACGAGGTGCGTCAACTCAACCGCGAAGGCATTCATCTGGCCGAGATGGCCGTTTTATACCGTTCCAATGCCCAGTCGCGCGTCATCGAACACGCATTGGTGTCAGCAGGAATAGCCTATCGCGTGTATGGCGGACTGAGGTTTTTCGAAAGACAGGAAATCAAACATGCGCTGGCCTATCTGCGCCTGGTACAAAACGCTGATGACGATAACGCGCTGCTGCGCATCATCAACTTTCCTACGCGTGGCATCGGCACGCGCACTATCGAACAATTACAGGAAGCGGCTCGCACGCAAAATATCAGCCTGTGGCAAGTAGCAAAACAAACGGGCGGCAAGGTGGCGACGTTTGTAAATTTAATCGAAATAATGTACGGCGCCACGCGTGAACTGCCGTTGCCGGAAATCATCGACCATATACTTCTGCACAGCGGATTGCTGGCTCATTATCAAAATGAAACAGGTGTCAAACAACGCGAGGCTCAGGAACGACTGGAAAATCTCAATGAGCTGATCAATGCCGCGACGCTGTTTGTACATGAAAACGAGGACGACAGTCTTACTTCCTTCCTTACGCATGCCGCGCTTGAATCAGGTGAAAGTCAGGCGGAAGCTAACGCGGATGCGCTACACCTGATGACGGTACACTCATCCAAAGGTTTGGAATTTCATACTGTGTTCATGGGTGGGCTGGAAGAGGGCTTATTCCCACACCATAACAGCCGCATGGCGGATGCGGGAGTAGATGAAGAACGTCGCCTGATGTATGTGGCTATCACGCGCGCACGGCGCAGACTGTATCTCACCTTCGCACAAAGTCGTATGTTGCATGGACAGGTGAATTACAACTTGATGTCCAGTTTTTTGCGCGAACTGCCAGAGGAATTATTGCACTGGATCACGCCACGCATAACAGCACGCAATAACTTTAGCTCTTCTGGTTATTCAAGCTCCCTCACTCCCACCTCCCCTATTAACATGAAAGGGCTTGGGGGAGAAAAGAGCCTTGGCGCTCAAAACTCTCCGTGGCATATTAGTCAGGCAGTGCATCACGCCAAATTTGGCGAAGGGGTCATAGTCAACATTGAAGGCGGTGATTCAGATTTACGCGTACAGGTAAATTTTCGCACAACCGGTACGAAGTGGCTGGCGCTGGAATACGCAAAACTCACTCCACTTTAA
- the leuS gene encoding leucine--tRNA ligase, whose translation MQQDYKPKNIEVVAQQYWKEKLTFRAEDQSEKPKYYCLSMFPYPSGKLHMGHVRNYTIGDVLSRYHRMKGFNVMQPMGWDAFGLPAENAALANNVPPAAWTYSNIDVMRTQLQSLGLGVDWSREVTTCQPDYYCWEQWLFTRLFQKGLIYKKTSSVNWDPVDHTVLANEQVIDGRGWRSGALVEKRDIPMYFMRITEYAEELLADLDQLEGWPEQVKTMQRNWIGKSYGCEVYFPYDEASIGTTGVLKVYTTRPDTLMGATYVAVAAEHPLATQAAASNPKLAEFIAECKHGGTAEADMATMEKKGMNTGLFVTHPLNGEQLPVWIANYVLMGYGEGAVMAVPAHDERDAVFAQKYNLPEKVVIPTPGLIQDLEALETAASKQGIPFTKQRALDIGVSNAIGEISSFDLSALQKHVDDLLETARLESWSNKGTTCINSGKYDGLDFQQAFDAISADLQAKGLGQKRTQFRLRDWGISRQRYWGCPIPIIHCATCGDVVVPDDQLPVVLPENVVPDGAGSPLAKMPEFYETTCPQCGGAAKRETDTMDTFVESSWYYARYTSPGCTTGMVDERAQYWLPVDQYVGGIEHAILHLLYARFFNKLMRDAGLFGETTLTSVSQEKEERTLRPKSVDEPFTNLLTQGMVIAPTFFREGVAGKKLWINPADVDIETDSRGRPVGAKLRSDGQPVVIGGTEKMSKSKNNGVDPQVIIDQYGADTARFFIIFAAPPEQTLEWSDAGVEGAFRFLRRVWNFAYSNKNEIGVYQSRSKQESGGYCLKALNNEQRDVYREMHLALKQANFDLQRLQFNTVASACMKILKALEQQMVIVTSDMNTKAVAMTNGLSILLRLLSPIAPHITQTLWQELGYGDDILSAPWPEVDEAALIQDEIDLMIQVNGKLRGKLRVAKDADHAMLKQLALTYPSVEKLLAGQIAKKIIVVPGRLINVVI comes from the coding sequence ATGCAACAGGATTATAAACCGAAAAATATCGAAGTGGTCGCGCAACAATATTGGAAGGAGAAGTTGACCTTCCGCGCGGAGGATCAATCTGAAAAACCCAAATATTATTGTCTGTCGATGTTTCCTTACCCTTCCGGCAAGCTGCACATGGGGCATGTGCGTAACTATACTATCGGTGATGTGCTATCGCGTTATCACCGCATGAAGGGCTTTAACGTAATGCAACCGATGGGCTGGGATGCCTTTGGTCTGCCCGCTGAGAATGCTGCCTTGGCCAACAACGTACCGCCCGCCGCGTGGACTTATTCCAATATTGACGTCATGCGCACGCAGCTACAGAGCCTGGGACTTGGCGTTGACTGGTCGCGTGAAGTGACGACTTGCCAACCGGATTATTACTGCTGGGAGCAATGGTTGTTCACACGCCTGTTTCAGAAAGGGTTGATTTACAAGAAGACGTCTTCGGTGAACTGGGATCCGGTCGATCACACCGTGTTGGCCAATGAACAGGTGATCGATGGGCGCGGCTGGCGTTCCGGCGCGCTGGTGGAAAAACGCGACATCCCGATGTATTTCATGCGCATTACTGAATATGCCGAAGAGTTGCTTGCCGATCTGGATCAACTGGAAGGCTGGCCGGAACAGGTTAAGACCATGCAGCGCAACTGGATTGGCAAGAGCTACGGTTGCGAAGTGTATTTTCCCTATGATGAAGCGAGCATCGGCACGACGGGCGTGCTCAAGGTATATACCACTCGTCCTGATACCTTAATGGGTGCGACTTATGTCGCGGTGGCTGCGGAACATCCATTGGCGACCCAAGCCGCAGCAAGCAATCCAAAGTTGGCTGAGTTCATTGCTGAATGCAAGCATGGCGGCACGGCTGAAGCCGACATGGCGACGATGGAAAAGAAAGGCATGAATACCGGTTTGTTCGTCACACACCCTCTCAACGGCGAGCAACTGCCGGTTTGGATCGCCAATTATGTGCTTATGGGCTATGGCGAAGGCGCGGTAATGGCGGTTCCGGCGCATGATGAGCGAGACGCAGTGTTTGCTCAAAAATATAATCTTCCAGAAAAAGTAGTTATTCCCACGCCAGGACTTATACAAGATCTTGAAGCTCTTGAAACAGCAGCATCCAAACAAGGGATACCATTTACGAAACAAAGAGCGCTGGATATTGGCGTTTCAAATGCGATAGGCGAAATTAGCTCCTTTGATCTTTCAGCATTGCAAAAGCACGTCGACGATCTTCTGGAAACAGCAAGATTGGAAAGCTGGAGCAATAAAGGAACGACTTGCATCAACTCCGGCAAGTACGACGGACTCGATTTCCAGCAAGCCTTTGACGCGATTTCTGCCGACCTGCAAGCCAAAGGCCTAGGCCAGAAGCGCACCCAGTTCCGTCTGCGCGACTGGGGCATCTCGCGTCAGCGTTACTGGGGTTGCCCGATTCCGATCATCCATTGCGCCACCTGTGGCGATGTGGTTGTGCCGGACGATCAGTTACCCGTGGTGCTGCCCGAGAACGTGGTGCCAGATGGCGCCGGCTCGCCGCTGGCGAAGATGCCGGAATTTTACGAAACCACTTGCCCGCAATGTGGTGGCGCGGCAAAGCGCGAGACCGACACTATGGATACCTTCGTCGAATCGTCCTGGTATTACGCGCGCTACACCAGCCCCGGTTGCACCACGGGTATGGTAGACGAACGTGCCCAATACTGGTTGCCTGTTGATCAATATGTCGGCGGTATTGAGCACGCCATCCTGCATTTGCTGTATGCACGTTTTTTTAACAAGCTGATGCGCGATGCGGGATTATTTGGCGAGACTACCCTTACCTCAGTATCACAGGAAAAAGAAGAACGAACGTTGCGGCCAAAATCCGTTGATGAACCGTTTACTAACTTGCTCACGCAAGGCATGGTGATTGCGCCAACTTTTTTCCGCGAAGGCGTGGCGGGCAAAAAATTGTGGATCAATCCTGCCGATGTGGATATAGAGACGGACTCGCGGGGACGCCCGGTTGGTGCCAAGCTGCGTTCCGACGGCCAACCGGTCGTTATTGGCGGTACAGAGAAAATGTCCAAATCCAAAAACAACGGCGTAGACCCACAGGTCATCATTGACCAATATGGCGCCGACACTGCGCGCTTCTTTATAATATTTGCAGCGCCGCCGGAGCAAACGCTGGAGTGGTCTGACGCTGGTGTGGAAGGTGCGTTCCGTTTCCTGAGACGGGTATGGAATTTCGCTTATTCAAATAAAAATGAGATTGGGGTTTACCAAAGCCGCAGTAAACAAGAGTCTGGTGGATATTGCTTGAAGGCATTGAATAATGAACAAAGGGATGTTTATAGAGAGATGCATCTAGCACTTAAACAAGCAAATTTTGACCTGCAGCGTTTGCAATTCAATACTGTGGCGTCAGCTTGCATGAAAATTTTGAAAGCGTTAGAGCAACAAATGGTCATTGTTACGTCTGATATGAATACAAAAGCAGTTGCGATGACAAATGGACTCAGTATCCTGCTGCGCCTGCTTTCCCCTATTGCACCGCACATTACGCAAACTCTCTGGCAAGAGTTGGGTTACGGCGATGATATTCTGTCCGCGCCTTGGCCAGAAGTGGATGAAGCTGCATTAATACAAGATGAAATCGACTTGATGATTCAAGTCAATGGGAAGTTGCGCGGTAAGTTGCGCGTTGCGAAAGATGCGGATCATGCCATGCTCAAACAGCTGGCTTTAACTTATCCGTCCGTTGAAAAATTATTAGCCGGCCAAATTGCCAAAAAAATCATAGTGGTACCTGGGCGCTTGATCAACGTAGTAATCTAA
- a CDS encoding DUF481 domain-containing protein, producing MKSTQSLKFVVLALCSLGAQADEILLKNGDRISGTVLNKSGKLLEVKTAYAEKIVIKWDAVQTLKTDKPLSITLSDKQELIGIASTATDGSLTLNSNGVYATQPIPLVNIKEINKKFFSGSANIGGNMADGNTNRNSFHGDADVTMRGRDDKVSFGGQYNYADAQVAGKNQLNARNFQMYGNYSHFFSDRVYGYAHGLFTNDRFQDIQLRSAFGIGAGYEIFSSEDLNLSVEAGPDYVNVNRYDHPYIMTGCQNGTNKPCNLPDEASMAGRWAVNYDQFFFNRGVQLFHKHEGIIGNGLFVRSRTGFHMPLWNGLQFTNEVQWDYYDKNADFGKKTLDTRYLFSLGYGW from the coding sequence ATGAAATCTACACAATCATTAAAATTTGTTGTGCTGGCACTTTGCTCGCTAGGTGCTCAAGCTGATGAAATTTTACTAAAAAATGGCGACCGGATTTCCGGTACCGTACTTAATAAATCCGGAAAACTTCTAGAAGTAAAAACCGCTTATGCCGAAAAAATCGTTATTAAATGGGATGCCGTGCAAACTTTGAAAACTGACAAACCTCTGTCTATCACGCTCTCTGATAAACAAGAACTCATCGGTATTGCTAGCACTGCAACAGACGGCTCCTTAACCTTAAACAGCAATGGTGTGTATGCCACCCAGCCTATTCCATTAGTCAATATCAAAGAAATCAATAAAAAATTCTTCTCCGGTAGTGCCAATATCGGTGGCAATATGGCAGACGGTAACACGAATAGAAACTCTTTCCATGGCGATGCAGATGTAACCATGCGTGGTCGCGACGACAAAGTTTCTTTCGGTGGGCAATACAACTACGCTGATGCCCAGGTTGCCGGTAAAAACCAATTAAATGCACGTAACTTCCAAATGTATGGCAACTACTCTCATTTTTTTTCTGATAGAGTCTACGGTTATGCGCATGGATTATTCACCAACGATCGTTTCCAGGACATTCAACTACGTTCTGCCTTCGGTATTGGTGCTGGTTACGAAATCTTTTCTTCTGAAGATTTAAATCTATCAGTTGAGGCAGGTCCCGACTACGTCAATGTTAACCGTTATGATCATCCCTATATCATGACCGGCTGTCAAAATGGTACCAACAAGCCTTGTAACTTGCCCGATGAGGCCAGCATGGCTGGCCGTTGGGCCGTCAATTATGACCAGTTCTTCTTTAATCGTGGTGTACAGCTATTTCATAAACATGAGGGCATTATTGGTAACGGTTTATTCGTTAGAAGCCGTACAGGTTTCCATATGCCTTTATGGAACGGCCTTCAGTTTACCAACGAAGTGCAATGGGACTACTACGATAAAAATGCAGATTTTGGCAAAAAAACTTTGGATACCCGTTATTTATTCAGCTTAGGTTATGGTTGGTAA
- a CDS encoding HNH endonuclease yields MIFEFHDKKGQKLHDEFKEWRIAHFDDGFFLAFKDKRHALLHSSHCRSRSGGDVNWDGVFGTGTEPPSSLTKKRKVCSNYQVELLSWADMEGIAVIPCVHCLDQPPTTIRTKTISYAASQSATNEFDSIASAREVAQAVEGIAREITVTTRSRNDLLRRAALEKAKGVCEACGTDYSGLLGGLGKRVLQVHHRQQLSLAEEPKVNGIEDVAVVCANCHLIIHTDILNAMPVEELRRRLRSGEESKTVQLKR; encoded by the coding sequence ATGATTTTTGAGTTTCACGATAAGAAGGGTCAAAAACTTCACGATGAATTTAAGGAGTGGAGAATCGCACACTTTGATGACGGATTTTTTCTCGCGTTCAAAGACAAGCGCCATGCGTTGCTTCACTCTTCGCATTGCCGAAGTAGATCTGGTGGCGATGTGAATTGGGATGGCGTTTTCGGTACAGGCACTGAACCGCCCAGTTCCTTAACCAAGAAACGGAAGGTTTGCTCCAACTATCAAGTCGAATTGCTTTCATGGGCTGATATGGAAGGCATTGCTGTCATCCCCTGCGTTCACTGTCTCGATCAGCCACCAACTACCATTCGCACGAAAACAATCTCATACGCCGCTAGCCAAAGCGCAACTAATGAATTCGACAGCATAGCTTCAGCCAGGGAAGTTGCGCAGGCTGTCGAGGGGATTGCGCGGGAAATCACGGTTACAACACGGAGTCGAAATGATCTACTCCGACGTGCGGCATTAGAAAAGGCCAAAGGGGTGTGCGAAGCCTGTGGTACTGACTATTCCGGTCTTTTGGGAGGTTTGGGCAAGCGAGTTCTTCAGGTGCACCATCGTCAGCAGCTTTCGCTTGCGGAAGAACCGAAAGTAAATGGCATTGAAGATGTCGCTGTCGTATGTGCCAACTGTCATCTAATAATCCATACAGACATTTTAAATGCAATGCCGGTTGAGGAACTCAGAAGACGTTTGCGTAGCGGCGAAGAATCGAAAACCGTCCAACTCAAACGTTAA
- a CDS encoding multifunctional CCA addition/repair protein, producing MKIYSVGGAVRDELLGLPVNDHDWVVVGSTPEDMVARGYMPVGKDFPVFLHPHKHEEYALARTERKTAPGYRGFAIHAAPDVTLEQDLLRRDFTINAIARDQDGNLIDPCNGIADLQAGILRHVSSAFSEDPVRILRAARFVARFGFNIAPETLSLMRAMVENGEVDALVPERVWQELARGLMEKVPSRFFFTLRDCGALVKILPEVDALFGVPQPPKHHPEIDCGIHTMLVLDDAAQHDYSLEVRFSALTHDLGKGNTPTDILPRHIGHEVRSVDLLRALCVRLRVTNECRDLGLLVARYHGNVHRAPELCPDTIVAILQSCDAWRRPERFALLLQACASDARGRTGHEQDAYPQADYLLRMLRATQTVNAGEIAQQCEDKNVIADKVREARIMAVERAING from the coding sequence CTGAAAATTTATAGTGTTGGTGGTGCTGTGCGCGACGAACTGCTCGGTTTACCAGTGAACGACCATGATTGGGTGGTGGTGGGGAGTACGCCGGAAGACATGGTGGCACGTGGTTATATGCCGGTGGGCAAGGATTTTCCGGTGTTCTTGCATCCGCACAAACACGAGGAATATGCGTTGGCACGCACCGAGCGTAAGACTGCGCCCGGCTATAGGGGTTTTGCTATTCATGCCGCGCCGGACGTGACGCTGGAGCAAGACTTGCTGCGCCGCGACTTTACCATTAACGCCATTGCACGTGACCAAGATGGTAATTTAATTGACCCCTGCAACGGTATCGCCGACTTGCAAGCCGGAATTTTGCGCCATGTTAGTTCGGCGTTCAGCGAAGACCCGGTGCGGATTCTGCGCGCTGCGCGCTTCGTGGCGCGTTTCGGTTTCAACATAGCGCCGGAGACATTGTCGCTGATGCGCGCAATGGTGGAAAACGGTGAAGTGGATGCGCTGGTACCCGAACGTGTGTGGCAAGAATTGGCGCGTGGCCTGATGGAAAAAGTGCCGTCACGTTTTTTTTTCACGCTACGTGATTGCGGTGCGCTCGTAAAAATCCTGCCGGAAGTAGACGCCTTGTTCGGCGTGCCACAGCCGCCTAAACATCACCCGGAAATTGATTGCGGCATACACACCATGTTGGTGTTGGACGATGCGGCACAACATGACTACTCGTTGGAAGTGCGTTTTTCTGCACTTACGCACGACCTCGGCAAGGGGAATACGCCAACGGATATTTTACCGCGCCACATCGGCCACGAGGTACGCAGTGTCGACTTGTTGCGTGCCTTGTGTGTGCGTTTGCGTGTAACCAACGAATGCCGCGACCTCGGCTTGTTGGTGGCGCGCTATCACGGTAATGTGCATCGTGCCCCTGAGCTGTGCCCTGATACCATTGTGGCCATATTGCAGAGTTGCGATGCGTGGCGCAGGCCGGAACGCTTCGCGCTCCTGTTGCAGGCATGTGCTTCGGATGCGCGGGGGCGGACTGGACATGAGCAGGATGCTTATCCGCAGGCAGATTATCTGCTGCGAATGTTACGGGCGACGCAGACGGTGAATGCAGGAGAGATTGCGCAGCAATGTGAGGATAAAAATGTTATTGCTGACAAAGTGCGTGAGGCACGGATTATGGCAGTAGAGCGGGCAATAAATGGTTGA
- a CDS encoding phosphoribulokinase, with product MSRKHPVIAVTGSSGAGTTTAKRAFENIFRREHINAAVIEGDSLHSLDRMEFRAAVAEAGKTGNHSFSHFGPEANHFDKIEETFKSYGETGSCKRRYYIHSDAEAKELNARLNTSLNPGQFTPWEDIAAGSDLLFYEGLHGMVKTDTVDAAKHVDLSIGVVPIVNLEWIQKIHRDQAERGYSAEATVDTILRRMPDYINFITPQFSRTDINFQRVSTVDTSNPFIARDIPTPDESFVVIRFRDPKGVDFSYLIDMIQCSFMSRSNTIVVPGGKMSFAMEVILAPIMHEMLQNRNK from the coding sequence ATGTCCCGCAAGCACCCCGTGATTGCTGTGACCGGTTCATCGGGCGCCGGCACTACTACCGCCAAACGCGCTTTTGAAAATATTTTCCGCCGTGAGCACATAAACGCCGCCGTGATTGAAGGTGACAGCCTGCACAGTCTGGATCGCATGGAGTTTCGGGCTGCCGTGGCTGAAGCTGGCAAAACAGGCAACCATTCGTTCAGCCACTTTGGACCCGAAGCTAACCATTTCGACAAGATCGAAGAGACCTTCAAGTCGTATGGAGAAACCGGTTCTTGTAAGCGCCGCTATTACATTCATAGCGATGCTGAAGCGAAGGAGCTGAATGCGCGCTTAAACACCAGCTTGAATCCTGGTCAGTTTACACCGTGGGAAGATATTGCGGCCGGTTCCGACCTGCTGTTTTACGAAGGTTTGCACGGCATGGTGAAGACAGATACCGTGGATGCAGCCAAGCATGTTGATTTGAGCATCGGCGTAGTTCCCATCGTCAATCTGGAGTGGATACAGAAAATCCATCGTGATCAAGCTGAACGTGGCTATTCCGCTGAAGCGACGGTCGATACGATCCTGCGCCGCATGCCGGACTATATAAATTTCATCACACCCCAATTTTCACGTACTGATATTAATTTTCAGCGCGTGTCTACGGTGGATACTTCCAATCCTTTCATTGCACGTGATATCCCTACACCGGACGAAAGTTTTGTAGTGATTCGTTTCCGCGATCCCAAGGGCGTGGATTTTTCCTATCTTATTGACATGATTCAATGTTCATTCATGTCGCGCTCGAATACCATTGTGGTACCCGGTGGCAAAATGAGCTTTGCGATGGAAGTGATTCTGGCTCCAATCATGCATGAGATGCTGCAAAACAGAAATAAATAA
- a CDS encoding lytic transglycosylase domain-containing protein encodes MRFKNIFVFVLLCIPVFAVANQDADFLAARDAFRMGDVVKLDRMAVRLKHSPLEPYLAYYQLRMRLETASAADIQAFLARPDDTPVINQLRAEWLRLLGKRQQWEEFAAQYPRLVGGEVDLTCYALRSRQHLQEEQVLHEARNLWLTNSAEMPESCAPLFDAAIASGIINATDVWLRLRLALEAGNVTMAKQLSERLPVKRVLSASELDSAATDQVRYLATAKLDNASEAQRAVAMFALLRLAKQSPQLAYSQWEKKAAYFTADEQYYFYGWLGYEAARKRDTRALEWYKAAGEAPLTGPQLAWRARTALLTQNWHEVWASINAMTPQQQYEGVWRYWKARALKAWGSLPEANVLFTELSNEHNFYGQLAAEEIGVAPAATMPATYQPSKATINAMLAKPAVQRTLALYRMDLRTDAAREWAWAARKLDDQQLLVAAEIARRNGMYDHAINTADRTVQIHDFSLRYLAPYREVLQGYVRKNELEEAWVYGLIRQESRFVYQAKSPAGATGLMQIMPATARWIAQKIGMKSYRQTLINQLDTHFKLGTYYMKTVLSSLDNNPVLASAAYNAGPARARKWRGESTLEGAVYAENIPFDETRIYVKKVMSNTMYYSQLFGQPPRSLKQRLGVIMAKNAVNQQAIPDER; translated from the coding sequence ATGCGTTTTAAAAATATTTTTGTATTTGTATTACTTTGTATTCCTGTGTTTGCGGTCGCAAATCAGGATGCGGATTTTCTTGCCGCGCGTGATGCATTTCGGATGGGGGATGTAGTGAAGCTTGATCGCATGGCCGTGCGATTAAAGCATTCCCCACTAGAACCCTATCTAGCTTATTACCAGTTGCGTATGCGACTAGAAACGGCGAGCGCCGCCGATATCCAAGCATTTCTAGCGCGTCCTGATGATACTCCGGTGATTAACCAGCTGCGTGCGGAATGGTTGAGATTGCTTGGGAAAAGGCAGCAATGGGAAGAGTTTGCCGCACAATATCCTCGTCTGGTGGGTGGAGAGGTCGATCTGACCTGTTATGCCCTGCGATCGCGTCAACATCTGCAAGAAGAACAAGTGCTGCATGAGGCGCGCAACCTATGGTTAACTAACAGCGCGGAAATGCCGGAAAGTTGTGCTCCATTGTTCGATGCGGCAATTGCCAGCGGTATCATCAATGCAACGGATGTATGGCTACGTTTGCGCCTGGCACTGGAGGCAGGTAATGTGACGATGGCTAAGCAGCTCTCGGAGAGGCTGCCTGTCAAGCGTGTACTTTCTGCATCCGAACTGGATAGTGCTGCCACTGATCAGGTGCGTTATCTTGCCACGGCTAAGCTGGATAATGCCTCCGAAGCGCAGCGCGCAGTGGCGATGTTTGCTTTGCTACGGCTTGCCAAGCAATCGCCGCAATTAGCTTATTCACAATGGGAAAAAAAAGCGGCATATTTTACTGCGGATGAACAGTATTATTTTTATGGATGGTTAGGTTACGAAGCGGCACGCAAGCGAGATACGCGCGCGCTGGAATGGTACAAGGCGGCTGGTGAGGCGCCTCTGACCGGGCCGCAGTTGGCATGGCGTGCCCGAACCGCGTTGCTTACGCAGAATTGGCATGAAGTTTGGGCGAGCATTAATGCCATGACGCCGCAACAACAGTATGAGGGTGTCTGGCGTTATTGGAAGGCGCGTGCTCTGAAAGCATGGGGAAGTTTGCCGGAAGCGAATGTGCTGTTTACTGAATTGAGCAATGAACATAATTTTTACGGTCAACTTGCTGCCGAGGAGATTGGAGTAGCTCCTGCGGCAACGATGCCAGCCACTTATCAGCCAAGCAAAGCGACAATAAATGCAATGCTGGCAAAGCCCGCTGTTCAACGTACACTGGCGTTATATCGTATGGATTTGCGCACTGATGCGGCCAGAGAATGGGCATGGGCGGCGCGCAAGCTGGACGACCAACAGCTATTGGTGGCGGCTGAAATTGCGCGTCGCAACGGGATGTATGACCATGCCATTAACACTGCTGATCGTACCGTTCAAATACATGACTTCAGCTTGCGTTATCTTGCGCCCTACCGGGAGGTATTGCAGGGTTATGTTCGCAAGAATGAACTGGAAGAAGCCTGGGTGTATGGCTTAATACGGCAGGAGAGTCGTTTCGTTTATCAAGCTAAATCACCTGCAGGCGCGACAGGCCTTATGCAGATCATGCCTGCCACGGCGCGTTGGATAGCGCAAAAAATAGGGATGAAGAGTTATCGTCAGACACTTATCAATCAACTGGATACTCATTTCAAGCTGGGCACGTATTATATGAAAACGGTGCTGTCGTCACTCGACAATAATCCGGTGCTGGCCTCCGCCGCCTATAACGCCGGACCTGCACGCGCCCGTAAGTGGCGTGGAGAAAGCACATTGGAAGGAGCCGTATACGCTGAAAACATTCCCTTTGATGAAACGCGCATTTATGTAAAGAAGGTTATGAGCAATACCATGTATTACTCCCAACTTTTCGGCCAGCCGCCGCGTTCCCTCAAGCAACGTTTGGGCGTGATAATGGCAAAGAATGCTGTTAACCAGCAGGCTATTCCCGATGAAAGATAG